One Staphylococcus ratti DNA segment encodes these proteins:
- the codY gene encoding GTP-sensing pleiotropic transcriptional regulator CodY, which yields MGLLSKTRELSSLLQKHKGISVDFKDVARTISKVTVTNVFIVSRRGKILGSNLNELLKNERIIKMLEERHVPEAYTSKLMNVHETSSNIRIDNELSVFPPENEDLFKDSRTTIFPIIGGGERLGTLVLGRVSDDFGENDLVLGEYAATVIGMEILREKHNEIETEARDKAAISMAINSLSYSEKEAIDHIFEELGGKEGLLIASKVADRVGITRSVIVNALRKLESAGVIESRSLGMKGTFIKVKKETFLDELKRSE from the coding sequence ATGGGTTTATTATCTAAAACAAGAGAATTAAGTAGTTTATTACAAAAACATAAAGGAATTTCGGTTGATTTTAAAGATGTTGCACGAACGATTAGTAAAGTGACTGTAACGAACGTATTCATCGTATCGAGACGTGGTAAGATTTTAGGTTCTAACTTGAATGAGTTACTTAAAAATGAACGCATTATAAAAATGTTAGAAGAACGTCACGTGCCTGAAGCGTATACGAGTAAATTGATGAATGTACATGAAACATCATCTAATATTCGAATTGATAATGAACTTTCTGTATTCCCACCAGAAAATGAAGACTTATTTAAAGATTCTCGAACGACAATTTTCCCAATTATTGGAGGCGGCGAACGCTTAGGTACATTAGTACTTGGACGTGTATCTGATGACTTTGGCGAAAACGATCTTGTACTTGGCGAATATGCGGCTACAGTTATCGGAATGGAAATCTTACGTGAAAAACATAATGAAATTGAAACAGAAGCGCGTGACAAAGCGGCAATTTCAATGGCGATTAATTCATTATCTTATTCAGAAAAAGAAGCGATCGACCACATTTTTGAAGAGTTAGGTGGAAAAGAAGGCTTATTAATTGCTTCTAAAGTGGCTGATCGTGTAGGTATTACACGCTCAGTAATTGTAAATGCATTGCGTAAACTCGAAAGCGCTGGCGTTATCGAGTCACGTTCATTAGGTATGAAAGGAACATTTATTAAAGTTAAGAAAGAAACTTTTTTAGATGAGCTGAAGCGTTCAGAATAA
- the xerC gene encoding tyrosine recombinase XerC yields the protein MEHIQHQFLLMLKQERFFSEHTLQAYEDDLKQFNQFLQQEQLTLREFEYRDARNYLAMLYNQGLQRTTVSRKISTLRTFYNFWMTQDTQMVNPFVQLVHPKKETYLPTFFYTEEMEALFKTVREDPKKGRRDRVILELFYATGIRVSELVDLNISDIDLSMCVLKVMGKGSKERIVPFGEFCKQSIEDYLEHFQPVQNTTHGKLIVNLKGEPITTRGIRYILNDIVKRTAGVSSIHPHKLRHTFATHMLDAGADLRTVQSLLGHVNLSTTSRYTHVSNQRLRNVYLNAHPRAKKGE from the coding sequence TTGGAACATATCCAGCATCAGTTTTTACTTATGTTAAAGCAGGAAAGATTTTTTTCTGAACATACATTGCAAGCGTATGAAGATGACTTGAAACAATTCAATCAATTTTTACAACAAGAGCAGTTAACATTACGAGAGTTTGAATATCGTGATGCACGAAATTACCTTGCAATGTTATACAATCAAGGATTACAGCGAACGACCGTTTCAAGAAAAATTTCAACGCTACGTACGTTTTATAATTTTTGGATGACACAAGATACACAAATGGTCAATCCGTTTGTACAACTCGTGCATCCTAAAAAGGAAACGTACTTACCTACATTTTTTTATACCGAAGAAATGGAAGCATTATTTAAAACTGTAAGGGAAGATCCGAAAAAAGGGAGACGAGATCGTGTGATACTCGAGCTGTTTTATGCTACGGGTATCCGTGTATCAGAATTAGTTGATTTAAATATTTCCGATATTGATTTATCAATGTGCGTGTTAAAAGTGATGGGTAAAGGGAGTAAAGAGAGAATTGTGCCGTTTGGTGAATTTTGTAAACAAAGCATCGAAGATTATCTTGAGCATTTTCAACCTGTTCAAAATACGACACATGGTAAATTAATTGTGAATTTAAAAGGTGAACCGATTACAACAAGAGGAATTCGTTATATTTTGAATGATATTGTAAAGCGAACAGCGGGCGTGTCGTCTATTCATCCCCATAAGCTTCGACACACTTTTGCGACGCACATGCTCGATGCCGGCGCAGACTTAAGAACGGTTCAAAGTTTATTGGGACATGTTAATTTATCTACGACAAGTCGTTATACACACGTGTCTAATCAACGTTTACGCAATGTTTATTTAAATGCACATCCTCGTGCAAAAAAAGGAGAGTAA
- the hslU gene encoding ATP-dependent protease ATPase subunit HslU — translation MDQNAIKYTPKEIVSKLDEYIIGQDEAKKKVAIALRNRYRRSLLEDEVKQEIAPKNILMMGPTGVGKTEIARRMAKIVGAPFIKVEATKFTEVGYVGRDVESMVRDLVDVAVRLVKDEKKNEVKDEATAKANERLVKLLVPSIKKKASQTSNNPLESLFGGAIPNFGQNQEEEEEAPTEEIKTKRSDIKVQLKNGQLENEKVRIKVEQDPGALGMFGNQQNEQMQEMMNQLMPKKKVEKEVPVKTARKILIDEYAEEMIDHETANQEALELAEQMGIIFIDEIDKVATNSQYGGGQDVSRQGVQRDILPILEGSVIRTKYGTVSTEHMLFIGAGAFHVSKPSDLIPELQGRFPIRVELQSLTVEDFVRILKEPKLSLIKQYEMLLETEEVTVNFTDEAIHRLAEMAYHVNQDTDNIGARRLHTILEKMLEDLSFEAPNMPNAHVDITPQYVDGKLKSISTNKDLSEFIL, via the coding sequence ATGGATCAAAATGCCATTAAGTATACCCCAAAAGAAATAGTAAGCAAACTCGATGAATATATTATTGGACAAGATGAAGCGAAGAAAAAAGTAGCGATTGCGCTAAGAAATCGTTATCGTCGCAGTCTTTTAGAAGATGAAGTGAAACAAGAAATCGCACCTAAAAATATATTGATGATGGGACCGACAGGGGTAGGTAAAACTGAAATTGCGCGACGCATGGCGAAAATTGTTGGTGCCCCATTTATCAAAGTTGAGGCGACGAAGTTTACAGAAGTTGGCTATGTAGGACGTGATGTTGAAAGTATGGTCAGAGATTTAGTAGACGTTGCAGTTCGACTCGTTAAAGATGAAAAAAAGAATGAGGTTAAAGATGAAGCGACAGCTAAAGCAAATGAAAGACTCGTCAAATTGTTAGTTCCAAGTATTAAGAAAAAAGCGAGCCAAACATCGAATAATCCACTTGAGTCTTTATTTGGAGGCGCAATACCGAATTTTGGTCAAAACCAAGAGGAGGAAGAAGAAGCGCCAACAGAAGAAATCAAAACGAAGCGCTCCGATATTAAAGTACAACTTAAAAATGGTCAACTTGAAAATGAAAAAGTGCGCATTAAAGTAGAACAAGATCCAGGCGCATTAGGTATGTTCGGCAATCAACAAAACGAACAAATGCAAGAAATGATGAATCAATTGATGCCTAAGAAAAAAGTGGAAAAAGAAGTGCCTGTAAAAACGGCACGTAAAATTTTAATTGATGAATATGCTGAAGAAATGATTGATCATGAAACAGCAAATCAAGAAGCGCTTGAACTTGCAGAACAAATGGGTATTATTTTTATTGATGAAATTGATAAAGTAGCAACGAATAGTCAATATGGCGGTGGACAAGACGTTTCTAGACAAGGTGTTCAACGCGATATACTTCCTATTCTTGAAGGTAGCGTGATTCGAACTAAATATGGTACGGTTAGTACTGAGCATATGTTATTTATTGGCGCAGGCGCATTCCATGTTTCTAAACCAAGTGATTTAATACCAGAATTACAAGGGAGATTTCCGATTCGTGTCGAACTTCAAAGTTTAACTGTTGAAGATTTCGTAAGAATTTTAAAAGAACCTAAACTCTCTTTAATTAAACAATACGAGATGTTGCTTGAAACTGAAGAAGTAACGGTAAACTTTACTGATGAGGCGATTCATCGATTGGCAGAAATGGCTTATCATGTCAACCAAGATACAGACAATATTGGTGCGAGAAGATTACACACGATTTTAGAAAAAATGCTAGAAGATTTATCTTTTGAAGCACCTAATATGCCAAATGCACACGTAGATATTACGCCACAGTACGTAGATGGAAAATTGAAATCAATTTCAACAAATAAAGACTTAAGTGAATTCATTTTATAA
- the tsf gene encoding translation elongation factor Ts yields the protein MMAISAKLVKELREKTGAGMMDCKKALQETDGNIDKAIDYLREKGIAKAAKKADRIAAEGITHVEVKGNDAVIVEINSETDFVARNEGFQQLVKEIANQILETKAESVEALNETTLPNGKKVSEHMTEAISTIGEKLSLRRFEIRTKTDNDAFGAYLHMGGRIGVLSVIEGSTDEEAAKDVAMHIAAINPKYVSSDQVSEEEINHEREVLKQQALNEGKPENIVEKMVEGRLRKYLQEICAVNQDFVKDPDQTVEQFLKTKGGQLVDFVRYEVGEGLEKREENFADEVKGQMK from the coding sequence GTGATGGCAATTTCAGCTAAACTTGTTAAAGAATTACGTGAAAAAACTGGCGCTGGTATGATGGATTGTAAAAAAGCGCTTCAAGAAACAGATGGTAACATCGATAAGGCAATTGATTATTTACGTGAAAAAGGTATTGCTAAAGCTGCTAAAAAAGCAGACCGTATCGCAGCAGAAGGTATCACACATGTTGAAGTAAAAGGTAACGATGCAGTTATTGTTGAAATCAACTCTGAAACAGACTTCGTTGCACGTAATGAAGGTTTCCAACAACTTGTTAAAGAAATTGCTAACCAAATTCTTGAAACGAAAGCTGAATCTGTTGAAGCATTAAATGAAACTACACTTCCAAACGGTAAAAAAGTTTCTGAACATATGACTGAAGCAATTTCTACAATTGGTGAAAAATTAAGCTTACGTCGTTTTGAAATTCGTACAAAAACAGATAACGATGCATTCGGTGCATACTTACACATGGGTGGACGTATTGGTGTACTTTCAGTTATTGAAGGTTCAACTGATGAAGAAGCTGCAAAAGATGTTGCAATGCACATCGCTGCAATTAACCCTAAATACGTTTCATCTGATCAAGTAAGCGAAGAAGAAATCAACCACGAAAGAGAAGTATTAAAGCAACAAGCATTAAACGAAGGCAAACCTGAAAACATCGTTGAAAAAATGGTTGAAGGCCGTTTACGCAAATATTTACAAGAAATTTGTGCGGTTAACCAAGATTTCGTTAAAGACCCAGATCAAACTGTTGAACAATTCCTTAAAACAAAAGGTGGTCAATTAGTAGACTTCGTACGTTACGAAGTAGGTGAAGGTTTAGAAAAACGTGAAGAAAACTTTGCTGATGAAGTTAAAGGGCAAATGAAATAA
- a CDS encoding isoprenyl transferase: MFKKFKNNEDKSSQVDTLDLHNIPKHIAIIMDGNGRWAKQRRMPRIKGHYQGMQTIKTITRAANDLNVKYLTLYAFSTENWSRPEEEVNYIMGLPVNFLNTFLPELIEKNVKVETIGFTEQLPEKTICAIEEAKRKTAHNTGLTLIFAINYGGRAEIISGMKALIHDLKSSDEMDIDSLDEATFQKYLMTANYPDPELLIRTSGEQRISNFLIWQLSYSEFIFNPKMWPDFDKNELVACIKIYQSRQRRFGGL, translated from the coding sequence ATGTTTAAGAAATTTAAAAACAATGAAGATAAATCATCTCAGGTCGATACTTTAGATTTACATAATATACCAAAACACATAGCAATCATCATGGATGGTAATGGCCGTTGGGCAAAACAAAGAAGAATGCCAAGAATTAAAGGTCATTATCAAGGCATGCAAACGATTAAAACGATTACGCGTGCGGCAAATGATTTGAATGTTAAATACTTAACGCTTTATGCTTTTTCGACTGAGAACTGGTCACGTCCAGAAGAAGAAGTGAACTATATTATGGGACTCCCTGTAAACTTTTTAAATACATTTTTACCTGAACTAATTGAAAAAAATGTAAAAGTTGAAACAATAGGCTTTACAGAGCAACTCCCAGAAAAAACGATTTGCGCAATTGAGGAAGCCAAACGTAAAACTGCGCATAATACCGGACTTACACTTATATTTGCGATAAATTACGGTGGACGTGCTGAAATCATTTCAGGGATGAAAGCATTAATCCATGATTTGAAGTCATCGGATGAGATGGATATTGATTCTTTAGACGAAGCGACGTTTCAAAAGTATTTAATGACAGCCAATTATCCTGATCCTGAATTGTTAATCCGTACTTCTGGAGAACAACGCATTAGTAATTTCTTAATTTGGCAATTATCGTATAGTGAATTTATTTTCAATCCAAAAATGTGGCCTGATTTTGATAAAAACGAATTAGTGGCATGTATAAAAATATATCAATCTCGTCAAAGACGTTTCGGGGGATTGTAG
- a CDS encoding 1-deoxy-D-xylulose-5-phosphate reductoisomerase, whose translation MKNIAILGASGSIGTQAIDVIERHPNDFNLIAFTVGKNIEFAQKVVEKHQPEIISVQNPQDVAVFSNYDVKVVSGDEGLIAVATYEKNDLVLNALLGSVGLAPTMRAIENGKDIALANKETLVVAGELVMAHARKYNVNILPVDSEHAAIFQCLNGEDDKQIKKVTITASGGSFRHLTRDALENVTVEDALNHPNWSMGHKITIDSATMMNKGFEVIEAKWLFDLDIAQIETILHKESIIHSMVEFVDTSVMAQLGTPDMRMPIQYAFTYPNRIEHKATALNLAEVAQLNFKAMDFERYRCLQYAYEAIKIGGTMPVVLNAVNEVAVAKFLNKEIGFLDIERMIKKEMDEHEVIMAPTLEQILALDAHYKNKEYEV comes from the coding sequence ATGAAAAATATCGCAATTTTAGGGGCTTCTGGTTCAATAGGAACACAAGCCATTGATGTCATTGAACGTCATCCTAATGATTTTAATCTTATTGCGTTTACAGTTGGGAAAAACATTGAATTTGCTCAAAAAGTAGTGGAAAAACATCAGCCAGAGATTATATCGGTTCAAAATCCTCAAGATGTAGCCGTATTTTCCAATTACGATGTCAAAGTGGTGTCTGGAGATGAAGGTCTTATTGCTGTAGCGACATATGAGAAGAATGATTTAGTGCTTAACGCGTTACTTGGAAGCGTTGGGTTAGCACCGACGATGCGTGCGATTGAAAATGGCAAAGATATCGCATTAGCAAACAAAGAAACGCTTGTCGTTGCTGGTGAATTAGTAATGGCACATGCACGAAAATACAATGTGAATATCTTGCCGGTCGATTCAGAACACGCGGCCATTTTCCAATGTTTGAACGGAGAAGATGACAAGCAAATTAAGAAAGTGACCATTACTGCAAGTGGCGGCTCATTTCGACATTTGACACGTGATGCTTTAGAAAATGTCACGGTGGAAGACGCGTTGAATCATCCTAACTGGTCGATGGGACATAAAATTACGATTGATTCTGCGACGATGATGAATAAAGGTTTTGAAGTGATTGAAGCAAAATGGTTATTTGACTTAGATATTGCTCAAATTGAAACGATTTTGCATAAAGAAAGTATTATTCATTCTATGGTGGAATTTGTAGATACGAGTGTGATGGCACAACTTGGTACACCAGATATGCGCATGCCGATTCAATACGCATTTACATATCCCAATCGAATCGAACATAAAGCAACCGCTTTAAATTTAGCTGAAGTCGCTCAATTGAACTTTAAAGCAATGGACTTTGAACGCTATCGTTGTCTTCAATATGCTTACGAAGCGATTAAAATTGGTGGGACGATGCCAGTTGTTTTAAATGCAGTGAATGAAGTTGCAGTTGCTAAATTTTTAAATAAGGAAATTGGCTTTTTAGATATAGAACGTATGATAAAGAAAGAAATGGATGAACATGAAGTCATTATGGCGCCAACGCTCGAACAAATTTTAGCGTTAGATGCGCACTATAAAAATAAGGAATATGAGGTGTAG
- the rpsB gene encoding 30S ribosomal protein S2 produces the protein MAVISMKQLLEAGVHFGHQTRRWNPKMKKYIFTERNGIYIIDLQKTVKKVEEAYNFIKQVSEEGGKVLFVGTKKQAQESVKSEAERAGHYYVNQRWLGGILTNYKTISKRVKRISEIEKMEEDGTFDVLPKKEVVELKKEYDRLIKFLGGIRDMKSMPQALFVVDPRKERNAIAEARKLNIPIVGIVDTNCDPDEIDYVIPANDDAIRAVKLLTGKMADAILEGQQGVSNDEVAAEQNIDLNEDETSTEETEETVESK, from the coding sequence ATGGCAGTAATTTCAATGAAACAATTACTTGAAGCTGGTGTTCACTTCGGTCATCAAACACGCCGTTGGAACCCAAAAATGAAAAAGTACATCTTTACTGAAAGAAATGGTATTTATATCATCGACTTACAAAAAACAGTAAAGAAAGTAGAAGAAGCTTACAACTTTATTAAGCAAGTATCTGAAGAAGGCGGTAAAGTCTTATTCGTAGGTACAAAAAAACAAGCACAAGAATCAGTTAAATCTGAAGCAGAACGTGCTGGACACTACTACGTTAACCAAAGATGGTTAGGTGGTATTTTAACAAACTACAAAACAATCTCTAAACGTGTAAAACGTATTTCTGAAATTGAAAAAATGGAAGAAGACGGTACTTTTGACGTACTTCCTAAAAAAGAAGTTGTAGAACTTAAAAAAGAATACGACCGTTTAATCAAATTCTTAGGCGGTATTCGTGATATGAAATCAATGCCTCAAGCATTATTCGTAGTTGACCCACGTAAAGAGCGCAATGCGATTGCTGAAGCACGTAAATTAAACATCCCGATCGTAGGTATCGTTGATACAAACTGTGATCCTGATGAAATCGACTACGTTATTCCAGCGAACGACGATGCGATTCGTGCGGTTAAATTGTTAACTGGTAAAATGGCAGACGCTATTTTAGAAGGTCAACAAGGTGTATCTAACGACGAAGTTGCTGCAGAGCAAAACATCGACTTAAACGAAGATGAAACATCAACTGAAGAGACAGAAGAAACAGTTGAATCTAAATAA
- the hslV gene encoding ATP-dependent protease subunit HslV, translated as MSSSIHATTIYAVRHNGHAAMAGDGQVTLGEQVIMKQTAKKVRRLYQDRVIAGFAGSVADAFTLFEKFEGKLQQYSGNLERAAVELAKEWRGDKQLRQLEAMLIVMDKDHILVVSGTGEVIAPDDDLIAIGSGGNYALSAGRALKRHATHLSAREMAYESLKVAADICVFTNDHITVEEL; from the coding sequence ATGAGTTCTTCAATTCATGCAACAACAATTTATGCTGTCAGACATAATGGCCATGCAGCCATGGCTGGTGATGGTCAAGTCACTCTTGGCGAACAAGTCATTATGAAACAGACCGCTAAAAAAGTAAGGCGTCTATATCAAGACCGTGTCATTGCTGGTTTTGCTGGAAGCGTTGCAGATGCCTTCACATTATTTGAAAAGTTTGAAGGAAAACTGCAACAATATAGTGGCAACTTAGAGCGTGCAGCGGTTGAATTAGCGAAAGAATGGCGTGGAGATAAGCAACTTCGCCAACTAGAAGCCATGCTTATCGTTATGGATAAAGATCATATTTTAGTAGTAAGCGGTACAGGTGAAGTTATTGCACCAGATGATGATTTGATTGCGATTGGTTCTGGAGGCAATTATGCTTTAAGCGCTGGACGTGCTTTGAAGCGACACGCGACGCATTTATCTGCGCGAGAAATGGCGTATGAAAGCCTCAAAGTAGCGGCAGATATTTGTGTTTTTACAAATGACCATATTACGGTTGAAGAATTATAA
- a CDS encoding phosphatidate cytidylyltransferase, producing MKVRTITTIVALIVFLPILLIGGTTWMCFTFILALIALKELLNMNRIQLLSVPGLISAIGMIMILLPQDYSWVPTLQQKSLIALSFILLSYTVMSKNRFSFMDAAFCLMSVAYVGIGFMYFYETREAGLHYILFGLLIVWLTDTGAYIFGRSFGKHKLWPVISPNKTIEGFIGGLLCSLLVPLVFMFFVQFDYSILWVLIVTIVLSAFGQLGDLVESGFKRHFGVKDSGRLLPGHGGILDRFDSFMFVLPLMYIFLIQM from the coding sequence ATGAAGGTAAGAACGATTACAACAATTGTTGCGTTAATCGTATTTCTGCCAATTTTATTAATTGGTGGTACGACATGGATGTGCTTTACATTTATTCTTGCTTTGATTGCACTCAAAGAGTTGTTAAATATGAACCGTATACAATTGCTTTCTGTACCAGGACTCATTAGCGCGATAGGGATGATTATGATTCTATTGCCGCAAGACTATTCTTGGGTCCCAACCCTTCAACAGAAGTCATTGATTGCATTAAGTTTTATATTACTCAGTTATACAGTAATGTCCAAAAATAGATTTAGTTTTATGGACGCTGCATTTTGCCTTATGTCTGTTGCTTACGTTGGTATTGGTTTTATGTACTTTTATGAAACACGTGAAGCAGGCTTACATTACATTTTATTCGGTTTACTTATCGTTTGGTTAACAGATACAGGGGCATATATTTTCGGGCGTTCATTTGGTAAACATAAATTATGGCCTGTCATTAGTCCGAACAAAACAATAGAAGGCTTCATAGGCGGCTTATTATGCAGTTTACTCGTGCCGCTTGTCTTTATGTTTTTTGTCCAGTTCGATTACAGTATACTTTGGGTTTTAATAGTGACAATCGTATTGAGTGCATTTGGTCAATTAGGTGACCTCGTGGAATCAGGATTTAAACGTCACTTTGGTGTTAAAGATTCTGGCAGATTGTTACCTGGTCATGGCGGGATTTTAGACCGTTTTGACAGTTTTATGTTTGTATTACCTTTAATGTATATTTTCTTAATTCAAATGTAA
- the pyrH gene encoding UMP kinase, whose amino-acid sequence MAETSKYKRVVLKLSGEALAGDKGFGINPIIIKSIAQQVAEVAKMDTEVAVIVGGGNIWRGKTGSDLGMDRGTADYMGMLATVMNALALQDSLEQLDCDTRVLTSIEMKQVAEPYIRRRAIRHLEKKRVVIFAAGIGNPYFSTDTTAALRAAEVEADVILMGKNNVDGVYSADPKVDPNAQKYDRLTYLQLLQEGLQVMDSTASSFCMDNNIPLNVFSIMEEGNIKRAVLGEEIGTIITK is encoded by the coding sequence ATGGCTGAAACTTCAAAATATAAGCGAGTAGTTTTGAAACTAAGTGGTGAAGCATTGGCAGGGGACAAAGGATTTGGAATTAATCCAATAATTATTAAAAGTATCGCGCAACAAGTAGCCGAAGTGGCTAAAATGGATACAGAAGTTGCCGTAATTGTAGGTGGCGGTAACATTTGGCGTGGTAAAACGGGAAGCGATTTAGGAATGGATCGTGGAACTGCTGACTATATGGGGATGCTTGCAACTGTCATGAACGCATTAGCATTACAAGACAGTTTAGAGCAACTCGACTGCGATACACGCGTATTGACTTCAATTGAGATGAAACAGGTTGCAGAACCTTATATTCGTCGACGTGCCATCAGACATTTAGAGAAAAAACGTGTAGTTATTTTTGCAGCAGGTATCGGTAATCCATATTTCTCAACAGATACAACTGCAGCATTGAGAGCAGCTGAAGTAGAAGCAGATGTCATTTTAATGGGCAAAAATAATGTAGATGGCGTATATTCTGCAGATCCTAAAGTAGACCCTAACGCACAGAAATATGACCGTTTAACTTATTTACAGTTATTACAAGAAGGCCTACAAGTCATGGACTCTACAGCCTCTTCATTCTGTATGGATAACAATATCCCGCTAAACGTTTTCTCAATTATGGAGGAAGGCAACATTAAACGTGCCGTTTTAGGAGAAGAAATTGGAACAATTATTACAAAATAA
- the frr gene encoding ribosome recycling factor, which yields MSGIIQDTKSRMKKSIENLSRELAQINAGRANSNLLAGVNVDYYGAPTPVQQLASISVPEARLLVISPYDKSALADIEKAIYAANLGVTPTSDGEVIRITVPALTEERRKEIVKDVKKTGENAKVSVRNIRRDANDTLKKQEKDGEITEDELRSGSDDVQKVTDESIKQIDQLVTDKEKDIMSV from the coding sequence ATGAGTGGAATTATTCAAGACACGAAATCACGAATGAAAAAATCAATCGAAAATTTATCAAGAGAACTTGCGCAAATCAATGCAGGTCGCGCAAATTCAAATTTATTGGCTGGCGTTAATGTGGATTACTACGGAGCACCAACACCAGTACAACAATTAGCAAGCATTAGCGTACCAGAAGCACGTTTACTTGTTATCTCTCCATATGATAAATCTGCATTAGCTGACATTGAAAAAGCCATTTATGCAGCTAATTTAGGTGTAACACCAACGAGCGATGGTGAAGTGATTCGCATCACTGTTCCAGCATTGACTGAAGAGCGTCGTAAAGAAATTGTAAAAGACGTTAAAAAGACAGGTGAAAATGCGAAAGTTTCTGTACGTAATATCCGTCGTGATGCAAACGATACATTGAAAAAACAAGAAAAAGATGGCGAAATCACTGAAGATGAGTTGCGTTCAGGTTCAGATGATGTTCAAAAAGTAACGGACGAATCTATTAAACAAATTGATCAATTAGTTACGGATAAAGAAAAGGATATCATGTCTGTGTAA